CTCTCCCTATCCACCACCCCAAAGAACTCCTCCACCAAACGGGTCAGCTCCGGGTGGGCATGCAGCTCCTCCTCGAATGCCATGGCAACGCTCTCAAAGGTGACGTCATCGTGGGTGGGGCCTATTCCCCCAGAGGTGAGCAGGTGTGTGTACTGTGGGGCCAGGAGGGCCACCTCCTTCGAGATGACCTCCTGCTGGTCAGGGATTACTGTGACACGCTGGACACACACTCCCAGCTTCCTCAGCGCTCGTGACAGGAAGNNNNNNNNNNNNNNNNNNNNNNNNNAAGATGAGAGATTGAGTAGAGAGCGGTGCGAGTGAGGAGAGTGGCCGCCCAGGTCCAGGTCACCACTGTAACCATGCTCAGAATCACCAGAGCTGGGTATCTCCTCGTACCAGAAAGGGGGTGGTGCTTCACAGCGCATCCTGCATCATCTGGGGACGAGATACTCAGAGGTGATATGAGGATGGGGGTTGGTACTGGTGGATATGCCTGATTCCTCTGACAACAACCTCCTCCCAAGTCCCTGCTATCTCTGTAGGACGTTGAGCTATTTAAagggtctctctccctcctctaccccaaCTCTCTCAGTGGGTCAGCACGGTGGACACTAACAGCgcagggaaggagagggacaTGGAGGGTGAGTtatggaggagtagaggagagggagaaagaaagaaaggggagaATGGGTACTGAGCAGTACATACTAGTTCCAACAAGATCAAAATGTAGTCATTGGATAGCAATAAGTTTGTCATCTTATTTACATARGGCAGGGAGGGTAAACCAGGGGAGGAGTGTTACATACACAGGATTTCACCATAAATTATTgtccagttagctagctattctATTTGAAATCCAAGCATTAACTTGATGAAGTTATGGTGGCTCAAATGTATTGCTGTCTAAGTTCAAGATACATGTCTGCTGTAGTTATAAGCCACCTGCCTATCTAGAGtggcagccctcattctccacatacaacacctgttctgccagtcacattctgttaaaggtctccaaagcacacatccctgggtcgctcctcttttcagttcgctgcagctagtgactggaacgagctgcaacaaacactcaaactggatagttttatctcaatctcttcattcaaagactcagtcatggacactcttactgacagttgtcaCTGCTTTGTATgacgtattgttgtctctaccttcttgacctttgtgctgttgactttccCAAtaatgttggtaccatgtttttgtgccactaccatgttgtgttgctactgtaccatgctgtgttgtcatgttttgctgccttgttatgttgttgtcttaggtctctctttaagttgtgttgtgtctctcttgttgttatGTGTGTTATGTCCTTTATTTATATATWtttttttttccttttctttttttaatcccaggtccccgtccccacaggaggcctttggtaggccgtaattgtaaataagaatgtgttcttaataactgacttacctagttaaataaaggttaaatgtaaaaaagtaaAGGGCGATCTCGCCACGGTCATTCGGCGAGGAACAAGCCAGCCACAACCATTGCATTGGCCCAGATACGGAAAAGGAAGCGAGACATCCCACTCGCACATATTTTTCTGGTTCATATTAAGTCTatgaactaagcagaccagatCCAGCTGCTATCCCTAAAGCAGACCGGAACTATGACAACTGTTTTCAAAGGTAAACGGCCTGCRTAAGATATCTTCATTTAGCCTATGATTGGACATCATATGCTAACAGCTAGCTAGTTACCCTGCGCAACGCGCACAAGAGTTTGTATGTAACCATGATCATTAGTKTAATGGCAACGTGATACCCTTTCTACAGATCAAAATTTATCTCTGCTGTGACAATAGATAGCAACAATCATGTAATTGATAACCCGTGTAATCAACAGACAAGTGCTTACCCTAAAGTCGCATACGTCCTCGTAATGTATTTGCCGACAAACTGCATGTCCTTCAAACACAGGGCGGCTCTGGCGAGCCAATCAAGAGCAATAAAGTGTGAATCCAGAAAGCCAATGAGCTGTGAGAAGGCGGGACGGAAAGTTCCCACGTGTTTATGTAGCGGAAGTACAGGGTGTGCAGTGTTACACTGATAACGTGGTTTTGTATAGAAGGGATRCAACTTTTTTTTCGTCGTAGGTTTAGCACAACGTGAGCAGTAGGTTATGAGAACTAGGTCAAGGTTATGAAAATAGTTAGGATTagctcaattattattatttttttttttttaaatacttttgacGTCAAATTTCACaacctgtatcccttctagacaagaCCCAGATAACATGCACCCAGAGTATGCCTACAAGATTATTTTATGattataacattattattatattagtcTCGACCAAGCAAAAACACGTGTTTTAAGCCTATCTGCAACAGAGTTTACAATTCTTACAATGATTTGTGATAAACCATAAGAAAAACAATAAGTAGTCGGTAGNNNNNNNNNNNNNNNNNNNNNNNNNNNNNNNNNNNNNNNNNNNNNNNNNNNNNNNNNNNNNNNNNNNNNNNNNNNNNNNNNNNNNNNNNNNNNNNNNNNNNNNNNNNNNNNNNNNNNNNNNNNNNNNNNNNNNNNNNNNNNNNNNNNNNNNNNNNNNNNNNNNNNNNNNNNNNNNNNNNNNNNNNNNNNNNNNNNNNNNNNNNNNNNNNNNNNNNNNNNNNNNNNNNNNNNNNNNNNNNNNNNNNNNNNNNNNNNNNNNNNNNNNNNNNNNNNNNNNNNNNNNNNNNNNNNNNNNNNNNNNNNNNNNNNNNNNNNNNNNNNNNNNNNNNNNNNNNNNNNNNNNNNNNNNNNNNNNNNNNNNNNNNNNNNNNNNNNNNNNNNNNNNNNNNNNNNNNNNNNNNNNNNNNNNNNNNNNNNNNNNNNNNNNNNNNNNNNNNNNNNNNNNNNNNNNNNNNNNNNNNNNNNNNNNNNNNNNNNNNNNNNNNNNNNNNNNNNNNNNNNNNNNNNNNNNNNNNNNNNNNNNNNNNNNNNNNNNNNNNNNNNNNNNNNNNNNNNNNNNNNNNNNNNNNNNNNNNNNNNNNNNNNNNNNNNNNNNNNNNNNNNNNNNNNNNNNNNNNNNNNNNNNNNNNNNNNNNNNNNNNNNNNNNNNNNNNNNNNNNNNNNNNNNNNNNNNNNNNNNNNNNNNNNNNNNNNNNNNNNNNNNNNNNNNNNNNNNNNNNNNNNNNNNNNNNNNNNNNNNNNNNNNNNNNNNNNNNNNNNNNNNNNNNNNNNNNNNNNNNNNNNNNNNNNNNNNNNNNNNNNNNNNNNNNNNNNNNNNNNNNNNNNNNNNNNNNNNNNNNNNNNNNNNNNNNNNNNNNNNNNNNNNNNNNNNNNNNNNNNNNNNNNNNNNNNNNNNNNNNNNNNNNNNNNNNNNNNNNNNNNNNNNNNNNNNNNNNNNNNNNNNNNNNNNNNNNNNNNNNNNNNNNNNNNNNNNNNNNNNNNNNNNNNNNNNNNNNNNNNNNNNNNNNNNNNNNNNNNNNNNNNNNNNNNNNNNNNNNNNNNNNNNNNNNNNNNNNNNNNNNNNNNNNNNNNNNNNNNNNNNNNNNNNNNNNNNNNNNNNNNNNNNNNNNNNNNNNNNNNNNNNNNNNNNNNNNNNNNNNNNNNNNNNNNNNNNNNNNNNNNNNNNNNNNNNNNNNNNNNNNNNNNNNNNNNNNNNNNNNNNNNNNNNNNNNNNNNNNNNNNNNNNNNNNNNNNNNNNNNNNNNNNNNNNNNNNNNNNNNNNNNNNNNNNNNNNNNNNNNNNNNNNNNNNNNNNNNNNNNNNNNNNNNNNNNNNNNNNNNNNNNNNNNNNNNNNNNNNNNNNNNNNNNNNNNNNNNNNNNNNNNNNNNNNNNNNNNNNNNNNNNNNNNNNNNNNNNNNNNNNNNNNNNNNNNNNNNNNNNNNNNNNNNNNNNNNNNNNNNNNNNNNNNNNNNNNNNNNNNNNNNNNNNNNNNNNNNNNNNNNNNNNNNNNNNNNNNNNNNNNNNNNNNNNNNNNNNNNNNNNNNNNNNNNNNNNNNNNNNNNNNNNNNNNNNNNNNNNNNNNNNNNNNNNNNNNNNNNNNNNNNNNNNNNNNNNNNNNNNNNNNNNNNNNNNNNNNNNNNNNNNNNNNNNNNNNNNNNNNNNNNNNNNNNNNNNNNNNNNNNNNNNNNNNNNNNNNNNNNNNNNNNNNNNNNNNNNNNNNNNNNNNNNNNNNNNNNNNNNNNNNNNNNNNNNNNNNNNNNNNNNNNNNNNNNNNNNNNNNNNNNNNNNNNNNNNNNNNNNNNNNNNNNNNNNNNNNNNNNNNNNNNNNNNNNNNNNNNNNNNNNNNNNNNNNNNNNNNNNNNNNNNNNNNNNNNNNNNNNNNNNNNNNNNNNNNNNNNNNNNNNNNNNNNNNNNNNNNNNNNNNNNNNNNNNNNNNNNNNNNNNNNNNNNNNNNNNNNNNNNNNNNNNNNNNNNNNNNNNNNNNNNNNNNNNNNNNNNNNNNNNNNNNNNNNNNNNNNNNNNNNNNNNNNNNNNNNNNNNNNNNNNNNNNNNNNNNNNNNNNNNNNNNNNNNNNNNNNNNNNNNNNNNNNNNNNNNNNNNNNNNNNNNNNNNNNNNNNNNNNNNNNNNNNNNNNNNNNNNNNNNNNNNNNNNNNNNNNNNNNNNNNNNNNNNNNNNNNNNNNNNNNNNNNNNNNNNNNNNNNNNNNNNNNNNNNNNNNNNNNNNNNNNNNNNNNNNNNNNNNNNNNNNNNNNNNNNNNNNNNNNNNNNNNNNNNNNNNNNNNNNNNNNNNNNNNNNNNNNNNNNNNNNNNNNNNNNNNNNNNNNNNNNNNNNNNNNNNNNNNNNNNNNNNNNNNNNNNNNNNNNNNNNNNNNNNNNNNNNNNNNNNNNNNNNNNNNNNNNNNNNNNNNNNNNNNNNNNNNNNNNNNNNNNNNNNNNNNNNNNNNNNNNNNNNNNNNNNNNNNNNNNNNNNNNNNNNNNNNNNNNNNNNNNNNNNNNNNNNNNNNNNNNNNNNNNNNNNNNNNNNNNNNNNNNNNNNNNNNNNNNNNNNNNNNNNNNNNNNNNNNNNNNNNNNNNNNNNNNNNNNNNNNNNNNNNNNNNNNNNNNNNNNNNNNNNNNNNNNNNNNNNNNNNNNNNNNNNNNNNNNNNNNNNNNNNNNNNNNNNNNNNNNNNNNNNNNNNNNNNNNNNNNNNNNNNNNNNNNNNNNNNNNNNNNNNNNNNNCGTAGAATGCTAGATATGTAGACCTGCCTTTGTAGctaattggtagagcatggcgcttggtTGTAGGTTCGATTCCCACGTTGGACCAGTGTACAAAAAGCATTAAAATATGCATTCACTACTGTAAATCGCCGCGGatcgtctgctaaatgtaaaatgtttttattttttattgctaaTACTGTCAAGTACATATATAATATGTGCGCGTGCAAATATGTATTCTACCAGCAGAGACCCATGCAACAGTATTCACTATGCATACTGACTGGCCTACAGGATATTATCGAGGACTATAGGCATAGTTATCATATTTACCTAATTCAATAAGGCCTATTCTATTATTGAACATTATTTGCGTCTCCAAGTGATCAATCATAAACTAAACTTGCTATTCAGGTTTGTTCTTTCCCTCATAATCATTGTGCTTCCTCGGTCAAAAATGTTGTAGCCGTCATATAACATAGCATTACCAGTTCACTATGCAAATAAGTGTATTCAACAAAGACTGTCTTATGTCGTTTAATGCATTACTCGTTATACCGTAGGACGGTTTGTATTGTGGAATTAACTTTTTGCGCAATCCCTTTCTGTCAAGGCCACATCAACGCGCCAGGTGCAGAAAACCACCAAAACTACGGAAACAAATACTTTACCAATTTGTCGCCGAAAGTGGctttttttgttcggtaaagggGAGAAAGGAAGAAAACTGGAAACGTAGCGGAAGAGATGGTGAGACCTGAGCTCCACTTCCTGCCCTGCAGCCCTGGTCTGCCTCCTACTCACTTCACATAGACACTTAGACTACATGCTGAGCTGCAGACAGATTCACTCCCACAtagatacatttaaactaaaGGCCCACTAGTATTTACTTGATGCTTTGCATAAAAGTGTCTTCTATATGGCATATATAATAATCAAGTCCCAAAGTAATTATTATGATACCACTATTCAtagattattatattttttgtgATACAAAACAGGGAGCTTTATCAGGGTTGCACATGCTTCATACTCAGGCCAGTAATATATTGATGCTTCCTGTCGGTCACATTTGGTCAGCACAGTTAGAGAGGCACAATCCTAATGTCTGATGTTATTAACAGGAGTACATATGAACAGGGAGCGAAAGGAACTCCTGTCCACTGAATGGAACCGAATGAAATGAATAGACTGGTTAGCTCCCGTCTCCTTTATGACATCTCTGTGCCTAATTCTGTTTTCTGCCATCCTAGGTTCAWGGCATTGGGTCTGTGTGGTGTGACCTCTGTGTGGGAGGTTTGTGRGGTTAAAAGGGAACTGTTTCAGTCTCACATCCTGCTCTGGCCCAGAGGCTACAGTTTCCAGGGATTTCTTATTGTTTCTCTGTAAAGTGTTACACTCTGAGTTCCCTATGGTGTGCAGTCTGTGTAGTGTTGCACACTAATAGTTCCCCTGGCTGGCTGAGCCTGTAGTCAGAGCTGGGGTGAAGAAGTTCTCTGTCTACCATACCAGTATGCTTGTGAATAAAGTTTTACGACTCTGAGTTTCTTCAGTCTTTGGGCTGTTGTCTTGAATTATCCAATTTATTTGGGCCATAAGTTGTGTAGGGCAGGCTATGAGTCAGAGCGAGTCCGTATAGATTTGGACAGACCTGTCCTGTGTGTTGTAAAGTATTGATCTCCGTTAAGGCCTGTTGTTCTGGACAGTaaggtgtgtgcgcgtgcgtttgtgtgtacaGCATTTATGGGGCCCTGTAGAATTGGTTAATATTCATCAAAGCAGCAACACAGAAGGGAGAGGGACATGGGGAGAAGAGATGGACTGATGGGAGATATCTTGTTATTCAGTCAATTCTAGCAGTGACTGCCCTGAGAATCTTTGGTTTATATATGATAGCTTTGCGCACtcttagtgaagacatcaaaactatgaaataacaccattattctacaatgtagaaaatagtaaaaataaagaaaataatgagtaggagtgtccaaacttgactggtactgtatataMATTTTTACACCCAGGTTAAAACACTCACCAGACAgattattaggtacacccatctagtaccgggtcagaccccctttgcctccagaacagcctgaattctttgggacattctacaaggtgtcggaaacgttccacagggatgttggtccatgttgGCGTCATGGCAtcatgcagttgctgcagattggacagcgGTWCATACATGCTGTGAAcggcccgttccatctcatcctaaatatgctctattgggttgaggtctgtggACTGACCAGGCCRCAACAGTAAACTGAACTGGCTGTCACGTTCCAGGTGAtgtttccactcctcaattgtccagtgttggtgatcatgtgcccactggagctgcttMTTCKtgtttttagctgataggagtggaacccggtgtggtcaggacaggaggcaggcagaatgggaatgtgtgtgtgttttgagtctGAGAGTAGCTCAGTATGTGAGTCGGCAATAAAAAAAACTTTCAGACTACCTGTCCCTTGTTAATAGCCGGGCAGCGGCACACATTCCAGCAAATAAACACCTGTTTCAAATACATGTCGTGTCTAAATTTAATTGTTTACAAGTGAAATTCAGTGAGTACAGTAAAGATTGTTCAAAAGAAGATAAAGGATGAGACGGCAGTGTGGTTTGACATGGTCGGCACCACTACGGTGGATACAAGAGTGAGTGAGATAATGGTGCTGAAACGTGAAATCGGGGGTGTATGATAGGCAGCCTAGTCTTTGCATKTCTGATCTGCGATGGATTTGTTATTACAATGTTTATACTGGTCACAATCAGTGTGGTAgtcttttcaacattttattgagCAAGAGCTGTGTGCGTTAAGGAAATAGACGCCTGGCTCAAATAAGCGccggttgtgttcagtgatttaaaGCAAATAAACACCTGGGATATTAGTTGAAGTTTTACAGTATTTGGTattgagggatagaggaggggacAGACTTGGAGAAcctgagaggaaaagagaaaatcAATGAGAGAGCGgacaaaagagagaaagggaaacagACAAGAGTAAGTGAATGAAGGAGAGCAGATAGACTGAGAATAAAACGAGGATAGCGACAGAGTGAGAATATaacgaggagagaggaaaggagagcgaaaaagagggagagaggaagggacagagTTTCGTTTTGTTTCCC
The genomic region above belongs to Salvelinus sp. IW2-2015 unplaced genomic scaffold, ASM291031v2 Un_scaffold2347, whole genome shotgun sequence and contains:
- the LOC112073735 gene encoding FAD synthase-like codes for the protein FLSRALRKLGVCVQRVTVIPDQQEVISKEVALLAPQYTHLLTSGGIGPTHDDVTFESVAMAFEEELHAHPELTRLVEEFFGVVDRESAAMKLAMVPRSAKLNYGTDPQTGQPLRYPLVSVRNVYIFPGIPSLLERAFNGLEHLFAGSGTTFHTREVTNRLAPLQYIRQDVFNM